A stretch of Castanea sativa cultivar Marrone di Chiusa Pesio chromosome 2, ASM4071231v1 DNA encodes these proteins:
- the LOC142624524 gene encoding uncharacterized protein LOC142624524 produces the protein MELEQPMLRQAHGAQNVKHKNSRTSSSRRRFESFWTLQMGVPRKNSTEKKLSWLRSQIIGVDAEVDSLFGKRRLTYADHTASGRSLQCIENFINKNILPFYGNTHTSDSYVGHRTTKMVHEATSYIKKSLGGGQEDALLFCGSGTTAAIKRLQEVMGIAVPSILRDRVLKCLRSEERWVVFVGPYEHHSNLLSWRQSLAEVVEIGLDDSGLIDMEALKLQLEIYKHANRPILGSFSACSNVTGIYSETRAIAKLLHQYGGFVCFDFAASGPYVEIDMRSGEIDGYDAIFLSPHKFLGGPGSPGILLMRKVLYQLESSPPSTCGGGTVNYVNGFNEKDTIYLDDIEERENGGTPQIIQIVRAALAFWVKDYIGCHEIEKQEHTYIEKALQRLLLNQNICILGNTSAKRQAILSFIIYSTSISPLASLKNGGNTDMWRETGNKRDKPLHGPFVAKLLNDLFGIQARGGCACAGPYGHSLLNLDATHSLAIRAAIQKGYVGVKPGWTRISFPYYMSHEEFEFALAAMEFLAIYGQRFLPLYHFNFRTGSWSFRKKVAEELLSKENNSTVQILPVTSAMHAVKKGHYNSKAYDNVRAKQIETINKFTAYLEAAKYIASLLPKFPSQRRLPEDIDINLHFRV, from the exons ATGGAATTGGAGCAACCCATGTTGAGACAAGCTCATGGTGCTCAAAATGTGAAGCACAAAAATAGCAGAACAAGTAGTTCAAGGCGTCGCTTTGAATCCTTTTGGACACTTCAAATGGGTGTGCCAAGGAAGAACTCAACGGAGAAAAAACTATCTTGGCTGCGTTCTCAAATCATTGGTGTTGATGCTGAAGTTGATTCTCTCTTTGGAAAAAGAAGACTCACCTATGCTGATCACACTGCGTCTGGCCGGTCTCTTCAATGCATCGAaaatttcatcaacaaaaatattCTTCCTTTTTAcg GGAACACTCACACTAGTGACAGCTACGTGGGGCACCGGACAACAAAAATGGTGCACGAAGCAACCAGTTACATCAAGAAAAGCTTAGGCGGTGGACAAGAAGATGCACTCTTGTTCTGTGGCTCGGGCACAACTGCTGCTATCAAAAGGCTTCAAGAAGTAATGGGAATTGCAGTGCCATCCATTTTGAGAGATAGGGTACTTAAATGCCTTCGTAGTGAAGAAAGGTGGGTGGTTTTTGTTGGTCCTTATGAGCACCACTCCAACCTTCTCTCATGGCGGCAAAGCTTGGCTGAAGTAGTAGAGATTGGTTTAGATGACAGTGGTTTAATAGACATGGAAGCTCTAAAACTACAACTCGAGATTTATAAACATGCCAACCGTCCAATTTTGGGTTCTTTTTCAGCTTGTAGTAACGTGACTGGAATTTATTCGGAAACTCGTGCAATTGCTAAACTTCTTCATCAATATGGTGGTTTTGTGTGCTTTGATTTTGCAGCAAG TGGCCCTTATGTGGAGATTGACATGAGATCTGGGGAGATTGATGGCTATGATGCCATCTTCCTTAGTCCACATAAGTTCCTTGGTGGGCCCGGATCCCCTGGCATACTTTTGATGAGAAAGGTCCTCTATCAACTGGAATCTTCTCCACCATCAACTTGTGGAGGTGGAACTGTTAATTATGTCAATGGCTTCAATGAAAAG GACACAATATACTTGGATGACATAGAAGAAAGGGAAAATGGTGGGACTCCTCAAATAATCCAGATAGTCAGAGCAGCATTAGCTTTCTGGGTAAAGGATTACATTGGTTGCCATGAGATAGAAAAACAGGAGCACACCTACATAGAGAAAGCGCTTCAAAGGCTTCTCTTGAATCAAAATATATGCATTTTAGGAAATACAAGTGCTAAGCGCCAAGCTATATTGTCTTTCATCATTTATAGTACTAGCATTTCTCCTTTGGCTAGCCTCAAAAATGGGGGTAATACAGACATGTGGAGAGAGACAGGGAACAAGAGAGATAAGCCTCTTCATGGACCATTTGTAGCAAAACTCCTCAATGACCTGTTTGGCATCCAGGCTCGAGGTGGGTGTGCTTGTGCTGGACCCTATGGTCACTCTCTGCTTAACTTGGATGCAACTCATTCACTTGCCATCAGAGCTGCCATTCAAAAG gGCTATGTTGGAGTAAAACCAGGATGGACTAGGATCAGCTTCCCCTACTACATGTCCCATGAGGAATTTGAGTTTGCTTTAGCTGCAATGGAATTTTTAGCTATTTATGGGCAACGGTTCCTTCCTCTATATCACTTCAATTTTAGAACCGGTAGCTGGTCTTTTAGGAAGAAGGTAGCAGAGGAGTTACTCAGCAAGGAAAACAACAGCACTGTTCAAATCTTGCCAGTGACCAGTGCTATGCATGCAGTGAAAAAGGGACATTACAATTCAAAAGCATATGACAATGTGCGAGCTAAACAAATTGAGACCATAAACAAGTTTACAGCATATTTGGAAGCGGCTAAGTATATTGCTAGTCTCCTCCCCAAGTTCCCTTCTCAGCGTAGGCTTCCAGAGGACATAGATATCAACCTCCACTTCAGGGTCTAG